In one window of Saprospiraceae bacterium DNA:
- a CDS encoding ribosome-binding factor A: MESIRQKQVGELIRRQFSMVLTAEGRYIYGAQALVTVTHVMMSPDLALAKIYLSIFNIQPKDQVIEAMEEHIARLKTSLHQKIKKQVRVMPELRFYLDETMDEVYKVEALFKKYEGKSGSTPEEG, from the coding sequence ATGGAAAGCATCAGGCAAAAGCAGGTTGGCGAATTGATCCGCAGGCAGTTCAGTATGGTATTGACTGCCGAAGGCCGTTATATTTATGGTGCACAGGCCTTGGTTACCGTGACCCATGTGATGATGAGCCCGGATCTGGCACTTGCCAAAATCTATTTAAGCATTTTTAATATCCAGCCGAAAGATCAGGTGATCGAAGCTATGGAAGAGCATATCGCCAGGCTTAAGACATCGCTTCACCAAAAAATTAAAAAGCAGGTCCGTGTCATGCCAGAACTCAGGTTTTACCTGGATGAAACCATGGACGAAGTCTATAAAGTGGAGGCCCTTTTTAAAAAATACGAAGGAAAATCCGGG